The following proteins are encoded in a genomic region of Desulfovibrio aminophilus:
- a CDS encoding glycosyltransferase family 4 protein, which yields MKTKRIWGTLDPFLEPGPVLGRRVANAQFLRFLLEADPYDEYHFFLADQGLREGLAAQLERLFPALWGAGRLVLSDRRRLPGALASTDFHCFHQSDCIVHQPSLARVRNAASRRIFPITGTTHSLSYADYPMRFLGHLWPGTTARDCIVCTSRCGLEAVERQFAGLRRGLGLDRERFPAPRLERIPLGLDPDEFVEPSRQGREQARLELGLPQGAVLTLVFGRIAHYSKMDLLPLLRAFQRLFGQGADRNGMGLVLAGWVDEGDDFPQTLRRLAANIGLSLHLFERPDVGRKALLYEACDIFASIADNPQETFGLTILEASAAGLPVVASDYDGYKDLVEHGTTGWLVPTTGPAATPEADLLAPLLPDNQYHLLLSQGLAVDTAALAGALGGLAAQPRLRLDMGRAGRKRALEQFSWAEVIRRHVALWDELNALPVDEERARAARHPLHPEFGGLFGHYPTRTLEPGMLLAAGRTGQAFYRGQDFPLIYAGLEGLVEEGALKTLVFLARKPTPAGELERRLGESAGLSPDRARYLLVWALKHDLLESAA from the coding sequence ATGAAAACCAAACGCATCTGGGGCACGCTCGACCCCTTCCTGGAGCCCGGGCCGGTCCTCGGCCGCCGGGTGGCCAACGCCCAGTTCCTGCGCTTCCTCCTGGAGGCCGACCCCTACGACGAATACCATTTCTTCCTGGCCGACCAGGGCCTGCGCGAGGGCCTGGCGGCCCAACTGGAGCGGCTCTTTCCGGCCCTCTGGGGCGCGGGGAGGCTGGTGCTCTCCGACCGCCGCCGCCTGCCCGGGGCCCTGGCCTCCACGGACTTCCACTGCTTCCACCAATCCGACTGCATCGTGCACCAGCCGAGCCTGGCCCGGGTGCGCAACGCGGCCTCGCGCCGGATATTCCCCATCACCGGCACGACCCATTCCCTGTCCTACGCCGACTATCCGATGCGCTTCCTGGGCCACCTCTGGCCCGGAACCACGGCCCGGGACTGCATCGTCTGCACCTCGCGCTGCGGCCTGGAGGCCGTGGAGCGCCAGTTCGCGGGCCTACGCCGGGGCCTGGGCCTGGACAGGGAGCGCTTTCCGGCCCCGCGCCTGGAGCGCATCCCCCTGGGCCTGGACCCGGACGAGTTCGTCGAGCCCTCGCGCCAGGGTCGGGAGCAGGCCCGGCTGGAGCTGGGGCTGCCCCAGGGCGCGGTGCTGACCCTGGTCTTCGGGCGCATCGCGCACTACTCCAAGATGGACCTTCTGCCCCTGCTGCGGGCCTTCCAGCGCCTCTTCGGCCAGGGCGCGGACCGCAACGGCATGGGGCTGGTCCTGGCGGGCTGGGTGGACGAGGGCGACGACTTCCCCCAGACCCTGCGCCGCCTGGCCGCCAACATCGGCCTGTCCCTGCACCTCTTCGAGCGGCCCGATGTCGGGCGCAAGGCCCTGCTCTACGAGGCCTGCGACATCTTCGCCTCCATCGCGGACAACCCCCAGGAGACCTTCGGCCTGACCATCCTGGAGGCCTCGGCCGCCGGACTGCCGGTGGTGGCCTCGGACTACGACGGCTACAAGGACCTCGTGGAGCACGGGACCACGGGCTGGCTCGTGCCCACCACCGGGCCGGCCGCCACGCCCGAGGCCGACCTCCTGGCCCCGCTCCTGCCGGACAACCAGTACCACCTGCTCCTGTCCCAGGGCCTGGCCGTGGACACGGCGGCCCTGGCCGGGGCCCTCGGCGGGCTCGCGGCCCAGCCTCGCCTGCGCCTGGACATGGGACGGGCCGGGCGGAAGCGGGCCCTGGAACAGTTCTCCTGGGCCGAGGTGATCCGCCGCCACGTGGCCCTCTGGGACGAACTGAACGCCCTGCCCGTGGACGAGGAGCGGGCCCGCGCCGCGCGCCACCCCCTGCACCCGGAGTTCGGCGGGCTGTTCGGGCACTACCCCACGCGCACCCTGGAGCCCGGCATGCTCCTCGCCGCCGGGCGCACGGGCCAGGCCTTCTATCGGGGCCAGGATTTCCCCCTGATCTACGCCGGGCTGGAGGGCCTCGTGGAGGAGGGCGCGCTGAAGACCCTCGTGTTCCTGGCCCGCAAACCCACGCCCGCCGGGGAGCTGGAGCGCCGCCTGGGCGAGAGCGCCGGTCTTTCGCCGGACCGGGCCCGCTACCTTCTGGTCTGGGCCCTGAAGCACGACCTGCTGGAATCCGCCGCATGA
- a CDS encoding glycosyltransferase: MTTGRAVRQHTALQRRGGAAGVAHMLHERLPGLGLPSSLSFETAEELGAEATPGPQAGLGLPPGTLLLLHSSVDWPALLAALPGDRPLALTLHDAGPLTGGCAYPLDCPGAVAGCAEPCPRGFAKAPERQEIQLGHLRRLRPALIAPSAWLAGLARAVLPDLHTQVIPNGVPWPPEPGSKREARRALGIAPQARVVVFAAHGGTGAAYKSGPRWPEYWRELKRRVPAALGFAVGGTETRREGDLSLWPYLDRPRLDLLLTAADLLFYPTLADNHPLIVLEAMSRATPCAAFAVGGLPEQIRDGETGLLVPPGEDAALLERAADLLAHPSRTRDLGLAAFIQGARRFDAGRMARDYARLLDAPAASR; this comes from the coding sequence ATGACCACGGGCCGCGCCGTCCGCCAGCATACCGCCCTGCAGCGGCGCGGAGGCGCGGCGGGCGTGGCCCACATGCTGCACGAACGCCTGCCCGGCCTGGGCCTGCCCTCGTCCCTGAGCTTCGAGACCGCCGAGGAGCTCGGGGCCGAGGCCACGCCCGGGCCCCAGGCGGGCCTGGGCCTGCCGCCCGGAACCCTGCTCCTGCTCCATTCCAGCGTGGACTGGCCCGCGCTCCTGGCGGCCCTGCCCGGGGACCGGCCCCTGGCCCTGACCCTGCACGACGCGGGCCCGCTCACCGGCGGCTGCGCCTATCCCCTGGACTGCCCCGGCGCTGTGGCGGGCTGCGCCGAGCCCTGCCCGCGCGGCTTCGCCAAGGCCCCAGAGCGGCAAGAAATCCAACTCGGCCATCTGCGCCGCCTGCGGCCCGCGCTCATCGCGCCCTCGGCCTGGCTGGCCGGACTGGCCCGGGCCGTCCTGCCGGACCTGCACACGCAGGTGATTCCCAACGGCGTGCCCTGGCCCCCGGAGCCGGGCTCCAAAAGGGAGGCCCGGCGGGCCCTGGGCATCGCGCCCCAGGCCCGGGTGGTGGTCTTCGCGGCCCACGGCGGCACGGGCGCGGCCTACAAGTCCGGCCCGCGCTGGCCGGAGTACTGGCGGGAGCTCAAGCGCCGGGTTCCGGCGGCCCTGGGCTTCGCCGTGGGCGGGACCGAGACCCGCCGCGAGGGCGACCTTTCGCTCTGGCCCTATCTGGACCGCCCGCGCCTGGACCTCCTGCTCACGGCCGCCGACCTGCTCTTCTACCCGACCCTGGCCGACAACCATCCGCTCATCGTGCTGGAGGCCATGAGCCGGGCCACGCCCTGCGCGGCCTTCGCCGTGGGCGGCCTGCCGGAGCAGATCCGCGACGGCGAGACCGGGCTGCTCGTCCCGCCGGGCGAGGACGCGGCCCTGCTGGAGCGCGCGGCGGATCTCCTGGCCCACCCCTCGCGGACCCGCGATTTGGGCTTGGCGGCCTTCATTCAGGGCGCGCGGCGTTTCGACGCCGGGCGCATGGCCCGGGACTACGCCCGCCTGCTGGACGCCCCGGCCGCCTCCCGCTAG
- a CDS encoding amidohydrolase, with protein MRPTLFTNAVFITLEGDARHGCMAVEDGRITALGAPEELAPLKDRGFVPVDLGGGFALPGFHDCHSHMILTGIMALGLDLSAARSLEEVRDRVRDAARALSPGEFVRGFLLEDLNLRDGRPPLRADLDAAAPRNPVLIIHPTCHRAFLNTAAVAALGLPPDLPGLDLENGAPTGVVRDPGVLTHVFPAMMRSMSRAHLDAACAEAGRRALAAGLTSVQSMEGGELTPGCAPVLLENAARLPLRVTCWNQGMDFSETVALGLPRIGGCICADGELDARTAALFEPYSDDPDNRGALLYADEHMEGFVREAHGRGLQIAVHCESERAIEQVLAALEKALADEPRADHRHRIEHFELPAWGQIERMARAGVTASMQPAFLPEFLEDGRLEHSLGLFGPERVRRLHPYRAILDAGVRVCGGSDSPVTGYNPLFGIRAAAAHGFPEQSASLREAVEMFTVQAARSVFRENDLGTLAAGRLADFVVLDRDILAVRPEEVPGINVRKVFVGGEERGG; from the coding sequence ATGCGTCCGACACTCTTCACCAACGCCGTCTTCATCACTTTGGAGGGCGACGCCCGCCACGGCTGCATGGCCGTGGAGGACGGCCGGATCACGGCCTTGGGCGCGCCGGAGGAGCTGGCCCCCCTGAAGGACCGGGGCTTCGTCCCCGTGGACCTGGGCGGCGGCTTCGCCCTGCCGGGCTTTCACGACTGCCATTCGCATATGATCCTTACCGGGATCATGGCCCTGGGCCTGGACCTTTCGGCCGCCCGAAGCCTGGAGGAGGTGCGCGACCGCGTGCGCGACGCGGCCCGGGCCCTGTCCCCCGGGGAATTCGTGCGCGGCTTTCTTCTGGAGGACCTCAACCTGCGCGACGGCCGCCCGCCGCTGCGGGCCGACCTGGACGCGGCCGCCCCGCGCAACCCCGTGCTCATCATCCATCCCACCTGCCACCGGGCCTTCCTGAACACGGCGGCGGTCGCGGCCCTGGGCCTGCCGCCGGACCTGCCGGGCCTGGACCTGGAGAACGGCGCGCCCACGGGCGTGGTCCGTGATCCCGGGGTGCTGACCCACGTGTTTCCGGCCATGATGCGCTCCATGAGCCGCGCCCACCTGGACGCGGCCTGCGCCGAGGCCGGGCGCCGGGCCCTGGCCGCCGGGCTCACCTCGGTGCAGAGCATGGAGGGCGGCGAGCTGACCCCGGGCTGCGCGCCCGTGCTCCTGGAGAACGCGGCCCGGCTGCCCCTGCGCGTGACCTGCTGGAACCAGGGCATGGACTTCAGCGAGACCGTGGCCCTGGGCCTGCCGCGCATCGGCGGCTGCATCTGCGCCGACGGCGAACTGGACGCCCGCACGGCCGCGCTCTTCGAACCCTATTCCGACGACCCCGACAACCGGGGCGCGCTGCTCTATGCTGACGAGCACATGGAGGGCTTCGTGCGCGAGGCCCATGGCCGGGGCCTGCAGATCGCCGTGCACTGCGAGTCCGAGCGCGCCATCGAGCAGGTCCTCGCGGCCCTGGAAAAGGCCCTGGCCGACGAGCCCCGGGCCGACCACCGCCACCGCATCGAGCATTTCGAACTGCCCGCCTGGGGCCAGATCGAGCGCATGGCACGGGCCGGGGTCACGGCCTCCATGCAGCCCGCCTTCCTGCCGGAGTTCCTGGAGGACGGCCGCCTGGAGCACAGCCTGGGGCTCTTCGGGCCGGAGCGGGTCCGGCGGCTGCATCCCTACCGGGCCATCCTGGACGCCGGGGTGCGGGTCTGCGGCGGCTCGGACAGCCCGGTGACGGGCTACAACCCGCTTTTCGGCATCCGCGCGGCGGCGGCCCACGGCTTCCCGGAGCAGTCCGCGAGCCTGCGCGAGGCCGTGGAGATGTTCACGGTCCAGGCCGCCCGGAGCGTGTTCCGGGAGAACGACCTAGGAACCCTGGCCGCGGGCAGGCTGGCGGATTTCGTGGTCCTGGACCGTGACATCCTGGCCGTCAGGCCGGAGGAGGTCCCGGGGATCAACGTGCGAAAGGTCTTCGTGGGCGGGGAGGAGCGCGGCGGGTGA
- the sppA gene encoding signal peptide peptidase SppA — MRRIPLLLILAASLLVCACAPKFKLFPDGGDPLKEYVLDGTDSSGKVLLLPVRGIISDEPREGMFSSRPSMVQDVVSQLRLAEKDKDIKAVVLAIDSPGGGATASDMLYHEITAYRERTKTKVLASLLDMAASGGYYAALPADRILAHPTTVTGSVGAVFYRPKVHGLLDKIGVGVEVSKSGANKDMASPFRADSAAERAQLQAIVQEMGDRFLSLVRERRKLSDVAARQVAGASVYTARQALDLGLVDGIAYLPEALDQAREMAGLPKEAEVVVYRRAEQPDDNPYNLATGPAAAKAALVNIEAPWALPPKAGFYYLWLSGQGLD, encoded by the coding sequence ATGCGACGCATCCCCCTGTTGCTCATCCTGGCGGCCAGTCTGCTCGTCTGCGCCTGCGCGCCCAAGTTCAAGCTCTTCCCCGACGGGGGCGACCCGCTCAAGGAATACGTGCTCGACGGCACGGACTCCTCGGGCAAGGTCCTGCTCCTGCCCGTGCGCGGGATCATCAGCGACGAGCCCCGCGAGGGCATGTTCTCCTCGCGGCCGAGCATGGTCCAGGACGTGGTCAGCCAGCTCCGGCTGGCCGAGAAGGACAAGGACATCAAGGCCGTGGTCCTGGCCATCGACTCGCCCGGCGGCGGCGCCACGGCCAGCGACATGCTCTACCACGAGATCACGGCCTACCGGGAGCGGACCAAGACCAAGGTCCTGGCCTCGCTCCTCGACATGGCCGCCTCGGGCGGCTACTACGCGGCCCTGCCCGCCGACCGCATCCTGGCCCACCCCACCACGGTCACGGGCTCGGTGGGCGCGGTCTTCTACCGGCCCAAGGTCCACGGCCTGCTGGACAAGATCGGCGTGGGCGTGGAGGTCTCCAAGTCCGGGGCCAACAAGGACATGGCCTCGCCCTTCCGCGCGGACAGCGCCGCCGAGCGGGCCCAGCTCCAGGCCATCGTCCAGGAGATGGGCGACCGCTTCCTCTCCCTGGTGCGCGAGCGCCGCAAGCTCTCGGACGTGGCCGCCCGCCAGGTGGCCGGGGCCTCGGTGTACACCGCCCGCCAAGCCCTCGACCTGGGGCTGGTGGACGGCATCGCCTACCTGCCCGAGGCCCTGGACCAGGCCCGGGAGATGGCCGGGCTGCCCAAGGAGGCCGAGGTGGTGGTCTACCGCCGCGCCGAGCAGCCCGACGACAACCCCTACAACCTGGCCACCGGCCCGGCGGCGGCCAAGGCCGCCCTGGTGAACATCGAGGCCCCCTGGGCCCTGCCGCCCAAGGCCGGGTTCTACTACCTCTGGCTCTCGGGCCAGGGCCTGGACTAG
- a CDS encoding 5-formyltetrahydrofolate cyclo-ligase, whose translation MIRPLADKAALRREMLARRAALDGAEVARASLAAAARVRELDRWSAAAEVLAYWPTKNEIDTRPLVAELWGRGARVLLPRCRQGEPGLADLACVVCEADLVPGAFSLLEPGPGCALASDAAPDLVLVPGLAFDRKGRRLGFGGGYYDRILARPGMDGALVVGLAHAFQLLPELPADPWDRPVDVLCADGETLWFK comes from the coding sequence GTGATCCGGCCCCTGGCGGACAAGGCGGCCCTGCGGCGGGAGATGCTCGCCCGGCGGGCGGCCCTGGACGGGGCCGAGGTGGCCCGGGCCTCCCTGGCCGCGGCCGCGCGGGTTCGCGAACTGGACCGCTGGAGCGCGGCCGCCGAGGTCCTGGCCTATTGGCCCACGAAGAACGAGATCGACACCCGGCCCCTGGTGGCCGAGCTGTGGGGCCGGGGCGCGCGGGTGCTCCTGCCGCGCTGCCGCCAAGGCGAGCCCGGCCTGGCCGACCTGGCCTGCGTGGTGTGCGAGGCCGATCTGGTCCCGGGCGCGTTTTCCCTGCTGGAGCCGGGACCGGGCTGCGCCCTGGCTTCCGACGCCGCGCCGGACCTTGTCCTTGTCCCCGGCCTGGCCTTCGATCGCAAGGGCCGCCGCCTGGGCTTCGGCGGGGGCTATTACGACAGGATTCTGGCCCGGCCCGGCATGGACGGGGCCCTGGTGGTGGGCCTGGCCCACGCATTCCAACTGCTGCCGGAGCTGCCCGCGGACCCCTGGGACCGGCCCGTGGACGTGCTCTGCGCGGACGGGGAAACACTGTGGTTCAAGTAG
- a CDS encoding polyphenol oxidase family protein, whose protein sequence is MSAVFTSRLGGASRGPFAASNLSFDVGDEPSAVAANRLELRERLGFGTWTECRQVHGETLLLDPEPGSLEEPGTREADALATARPGQALVIKTADCQPILFAHTSGKYIAAVHAGWRGNRMNLPGSAARRFCEAYGLEPRDVLAVRGPSLGPAAAEFTNFHDEFGPEFVDYYDPAAKTVDLWRLTRDQLIGAGLLPENVFGLEMCTRTMRDEFFSYRRNPTTGRQAGIIWIRP, encoded by the coding sequence GTGAGCGCGGTGTTCACCTCCCGCCTGGGCGGGGCCAGCCGGGGGCCTTTCGCCGCCTCCAATCTCTCCTTCGACGTGGGCGACGAGCCCTCGGCCGTCGCGGCCAACCGCCTGGAGCTGCGCGAGCGCCTGGGCTTCGGGACCTGGACCGAGTGCCGCCAGGTGCACGGCGAAACCCTGCTCCTGGACCCCGAGCCCGGGAGCTTGGAAGAGCCGGGAACCCGGGAGGCCGACGCCCTGGCCACGGCCCGGCCGGGGCAGGCCCTGGTGATCAAGACCGCCGACTGCCAGCCGATCCTCTTCGCGCACACGAGCGGGAAGTACATCGCCGCCGTGCATGCGGGCTGGCGCGGCAATCGGATGAACCTGCCGGGTTCGGCCGCGCGCCGCTTCTGCGAGGCCTACGGCCTCGAACCCCGCGACGTGCTCGCCGTGCGCGGGCCGAGCCTGGGCCCGGCCGCCGCCGAGTTCACCAATTTTCATGACGAGTTCGGGCCTGAATTCGTGGACTACTACGATCCGGCCGCAAAGACCGTGGACCTCTGGCGTCTGACCCGGGACCAGCTCATCGGGGCCGGGCTCCTGCCGGAGAACGTCTTCGGCCTGGAGATGTGCACCCGGACCATGCGCGACGAGTTCTTCTCCTACCGCCGCAACCCGACCACCGGCCGCCAGGCCGGGATCATCTGGATTCGCCCGTAG
- a CDS encoding mechanosensitive ion channel family protein gives MDIPMGFMSGAPAWIRAAVILVAGWLAVRLAGAALSRAMARANLDPTLTAFARRALSAALWLMLLAVVLGTLGFDVAGFIAGLSVTGFVLGFAAKDALGNLAAGILLMVYRPFGVGDTVSAGGVDGVVREITVTMTVILTEAEVVTVPNSKIWGGPIKNKTRRESYPAS, from the coding sequence ATGGACATTCCCATGGGCTTCATGAGCGGCGCGCCCGCCTGGATCCGGGCGGCGGTCATCCTCGTGGCGGGTTGGCTGGCCGTGCGCCTGGCCGGGGCCGCCCTGTCCCGGGCCATGGCCAGGGCCAATCTCGACCCCACGCTCACGGCCTTCGCCCGGCGGGCCCTCTCGGCCGCGCTCTGGCTCATGCTCCTGGCCGTGGTCCTGGGCACCCTGGGCTTCGACGTGGCCGGATTCATCGCCGGGCTGTCGGTCACCGGCTTCGTGCTCGGCTTCGCGGCCAAGGACGCCCTGGGCAACCTGGCCGCGGGCATCCTGCTCATGGTCTACCGGCCCTTCGGCGTGGGCGATACGGTTTCGGCCGGTGGCGTGGACGGCGTGGTGCGGGAGATCACCGTAACCATGACCGTGATCCTCACCGAGGCCGAGGTGGTCACGGTGCCCAACTCCAAGATCTGGGGCGGGCCCATCAAGAACAAGACCCGCCGGGAGAGCTATCCAGCGTCCTGA
- the nhaA gene encoding Na+/H+ antiporter NhaA: MRPLFREPIDTILSPFQRFFHTSASSGLLLVAATIAALVWANSPWAEGYHALWAMPLSVGLGGALLAKPLLLWINDGIMAMFFFVVGLEIKREFLAGELASPRQALLPIASAVGGMLVPAALFWTCNQGSPHADGWGVPMATDIAFALGVLSLLGRRVPATLKIFLTAVAIVDDIGAVLVIALFYTGTIHWTFLGLGLLLLLCMAGANALGVRASGVYLVLGCALWLAFLKSGVHATVAGVLAAMTIPARPRLGGGTYVGRVRDLIEDFRQANRRGQGMLANPRRHKILLDLRRAGRDAETPLQRLEARLHPWMALAVMPLFALANAGVDLSGDMGRALAQPLSLGILAGLLLGKPVGVALTALALTRAGLAAAPAGTTARHFLGAGCLAGIGFTMSIFIAGLAFDDPGAEALAKTAVLAASLAAGLLGWLVLRGLPEGPAEPTETTH, translated from the coding sequence ATGCGTCCCCTGTTCCGCGAGCCCATCGACACCATCCTCTCCCCGTTCCAGAGGTTCTTCCACACCTCCGCGTCCAGCGGCCTGCTCCTGGTGGCGGCCACCATCGCGGCGCTCGTCTGGGCCAACTCGCCCTGGGCCGAAGGCTACCATGCGCTCTGGGCCATGCCCCTGAGCGTCGGCCTGGGCGGCGCGCTGCTGGCCAAGCCGCTGCTGCTCTGGATCAACGACGGGATCATGGCCATGTTCTTCTTCGTGGTGGGCCTGGAAATCAAGCGCGAGTTCCTGGCGGGCGAACTGGCCTCGCCCCGGCAGGCCCTCCTGCCCATCGCCTCGGCCGTGGGCGGCATGCTCGTCCCGGCCGCGCTCTTCTGGACCTGCAATCAGGGCTCCCCGCACGCGGACGGATGGGGCGTGCCCATGGCCACGGACATCGCCTTCGCCCTGGGCGTGCTCTCCCTGCTCGGCCGCCGCGTCCCGGCGACGCTCAAGATATTTCTCACGGCCGTGGCCATCGTGGACGACATCGGCGCGGTGCTGGTCATCGCCCTGTTCTACACCGGAACCATCCACTGGACCTTCCTCGGCCTGGGCCTGCTCCTGCTGCTTTGCATGGCCGGGGCCAACGCCCTGGGCGTGCGCGCCAGCGGAGTCTACCTCGTCCTGGGCTGCGCCCTCTGGCTGGCCTTCCTCAAGTCCGGGGTCCACGCCACCGTGGCCGGAGTTCTGGCGGCCATGACCATCCCGGCCCGGCCGCGCCTGGGCGGCGGAACCTACGTCGGCAGGGTACGCGACCTGATTGAAGATTTCCGCCAAGCCAACCGTAGAGGCCAGGGCATGCTGGCCAATCCCCGGCGGCACAAAATCCTCCTGGACCTGCGCCGGGCCGGGCGCGACGCCGAGACGCCCCTGCAGCGCCTGGAGGCCCGCCTGCATCCCTGGATGGCCCTGGCGGTCATGCCCCTCTTCGCCCTGGCCAACGCCGGGGTGGACCTCTCCGGCGACATGGGCCGCGCCCTGGCCCAGCCCCTGTCCCTGGGCATCCTGGCCGGACTGCTCCTGGGCAAGCCCGTGGGCGTGGCGCTCACGGCCCTGGCCCTGACGCGCGCGGGCCTCGCGGCGGCCCCCGCCGGAACCACGGCCCGTCACTTCCTGGGCGCGGGCTGCCTGGCGGGCATCGGCTTCACCATGTCCATCTTCATCGCCGGTCTGGCCTTCGACGATCCCGGGGCCGAGGCCCTGGCCAAGACCGCCGTGCTGGCCGCCTCCCTGGCCGCCGGGCTTCTGGGCTGGCTCGTGCTGCGGGGCCTGCCGGAGGGTCCGGCCGAACCCACTGAAACCACGCACTGA
- the selD gene encoding selenide, water dikinase SelD yields MPRYDLVRSVRAAGUAAKIPPGDLEEALAGLSKSPDPRILAGAGGEHEDACVLSFPPGKALVQTVDFLTPLVNDPYEFGRIAAANSLSDVYAMGGEPWSAMNIVCFPQGKMPSWVLQDILRGGRDQVLEAGAAPAGGHSVADEELKYGLAVSGAVDPGQVAIKGGLRPGDLLVLTKPLGIGVLATAVKADWEGCAEFERTIVRWCSRLNAAGARVIRELGLVAATDVTGFGLGGHALEMARSSRLAVELRVADAPFLDPVRKLAGMGLMPAGSLCNRRHYAPFTEVAPGLDPLSADLIFDAQTSGGLLLGVPEDRLEQARAMLLEAGDLAVVVGRAAPAEEGRPPLRLV; encoded by the coding sequence ATGCCCAGGTACGATCTGGTCCGCAGCGTCCGCGCGGCGGGTTGAGCCGCCAAGATTCCTCCCGGGGATCTGGAGGAAGCGCTCGCCGGGCTGTCCAAGAGCCCTGACCCACGCATCCTCGCCGGAGCAGGAGGAGAGCATGAGGACGCCTGCGTCCTTTCGTTCCCCCCGGGCAAGGCCCTGGTCCAGACCGTGGACTTCCTCACGCCCTTGGTGAACGATCCCTACGAATTCGGCCGCATCGCGGCGGCCAACTCCCTCTCCGACGTCTACGCCATGGGCGGCGAACCCTGGTCGGCCATGAACATCGTCTGCTTCCCCCAGGGCAAGATGCCCTCCTGGGTGCTCCAGGACATCCTGCGCGGCGGCCGCGACCAGGTGCTGGAGGCCGGGGCGGCCCCGGCCGGGGGCCACAGCGTGGCCGACGAGGAACTGAAATACGGCCTGGCCGTGTCCGGGGCCGTGGACCCCGGGCAGGTGGCCATCAAGGGCGGCCTGCGGCCCGGCGACCTGCTCGTCCTGACCAAGCCCCTGGGCATCGGCGTGCTGGCCACGGCGGTCAAGGCCGACTGGGAGGGCTGCGCCGAGTTCGAACGGACCATCGTGCGCTGGTGCTCCCGGCTGAACGCCGCCGGGGCCCGGGTCATCCGCGAGCTGGGGCTCGTCGCGGCCACGGACGTCACCGGCTTCGGCCTGGGCGGCCACGCCCTGGAGATGGCCCGCTCCTCGCGCCTGGCCGTGGAGCTGCGCGTGGCCGACGCCCCCTTCCTGGACCCGGTGCGGAAACTGGCGGGCATGGGCCTCATGCCCGCGGGCAGCCTCTGCAACCGCAGGCACTACGCCCCGTTCACCGAGGTCGCGCCGGGCCTGGACCCCCTGTCGGCGGACCTGATCTTCGACGCCCAGACCTCGGGCGGCCTGCTCCTGGGCGTGCCCGAAGACCGGCTGGAACAGGCCCGGGCCATGCTCCTGGAGGCCGGGGATCTGGCCGTTGTCGTGGGCCGCGCCGCGCCCGCCGAGGAGGGCCGTCCGCCCCTGCGCCTCGTCTGA
- a CDS encoding heavy-metal-associated domain-containing protein has translation MAEKKIVVKGMSCGHCAGTVTKTLETTEGIRNVKVNLATGEVTYEEVSPVDAATIKDKITKAGYEVAG, from the coding sequence ATGGCCGAGAAGAAGATCGTGGTCAAGGGCATGAGCTGCGGCCATTGCGCCGGGACCGTGACCAAGACCCTGGAAACCACCGAGGGCATCAGGAACGTGAAGGTGAACCTGGCCACGGGCGAAGTGACCTACGAGGAGGTCAGCCCCGTGGACGCGGCCACCATCAAGGACAAGATCACGAAGGCCGGGTACGAGGTCGCGGGCTGA